The proteins below come from a single Chitinophaga pinensis DSM 2588 genomic window:
- a CDS encoding GumC family protein — protein MNRNKDLNNKNALIDLGDLFKKLLFHWPLYLIVLLIATAGALTYLKYARPRYMSSAKLYLKDEKKNGEESDMLKSLSIFNNGKNIENEMEVLKSPILVEKVIRENRFNVRYFQKGAFRNEEIYDQNPLQLNFLSDSARVGNYKLDITPDKNLLNVKWVNNPKDEDIVFHVHSGDPFFIGKDRFSITYHPSIDPSNHTFRIQVDSVEELAYDKIDDIGTALVNRDATVVMVTYEDRVAARTANFLNALLDAYNEYTLDDKNRVALKTIRFLTIRIDSLRDELGFLEKQEERFKVQRGITDIEGSSKLALEQVKEADLKLNDANMQLSVFDQVESYINDPGTDYPFAPVLGNVDQALTGMINRYEELLKEKKRLSLSLQPGSMILQNMDAQISDARNTIKNYISGYKRNAGVAQNQMQTKVNQIQAKIANIPAYEREYINIKRQQSVKENLYLHLLKKKEEAAISYASNVTDNKVLAPAFIPAKPESPKKTLVFVGFLAAALVLCTVYIYIKYFLNNRVLDKSEIEQAFGRPVMAEIYQDETGQKDLSLHNRSVLLEQIFNLRTNLRFLLNEHHSPATIMITSSISGEGKTFMTAHLGNALTVNNKKAILLELDLRKPKLSRSLGLDNQVGITSYLVESKTLEEIIKKVPGTDLHMISSGPIPPNPVELIESARMRNLLETLKQRYDYILIDTAPIGIVSDAKSLAPYVDCTLFMVRYNFTLKSKMAAVAETVRDSFFRKSGVIFNGIEQDSFYPYYYYDHYSYSENAQKEKVWSSLAKKMKQRIA, from the coding sequence ATGAATCGAAATAAAGATCTTAATAATAAAAATGCGCTGATCGATCTGGGAGACCTGTTCAAAAAACTGCTCTTCCACTGGCCGCTTTATCTTATTGTGCTCCTGATCGCCACTGCCGGCGCACTCACATACCTGAAATATGCCCGTCCGAGATATATGTCCAGCGCCAAGCTGTACCTGAAGGATGAGAAAAAGAACGGAGAAGAATCAGATATGCTCAAATCACTGTCCATCTTCAACAACGGCAAGAACATCGAAAATGAAATGGAGGTACTGAAATCGCCTATTCTTGTTGAAAAGGTGATACGGGAGAACCGCTTTAATGTACGTTACTTCCAGAAAGGCGCCTTTCGTAATGAAGAGATTTATGATCAGAATCCCTTACAGCTGAACTTTCTCAGCGACAGTGCACGTGTAGGTAACTACAAACTTGACATTACACCTGATAAAAATCTGCTGAATGTCAAATGGGTCAATAATCCGAAAGATGAAGACATCGTCTTTCATGTACACTCAGGCGATCCTTTCTTTATCGGTAAAGACCGCTTCAGTATTACTTATCATCCCTCTATAGATCCTTCCAATCATACCTTCCGTATTCAGGTAGATTCCGTTGAAGAACTGGCCTATGATAAAATAGATGATATCGGTACGGCCCTGGTAAACAGAGATGCTACTGTGGTGATGGTCACCTATGAAGACCGTGTTGCTGCACGTACGGCTAACTTCCTCAATGCCTTACTGGACGCCTACAATGAATATACGCTGGACGATAAGAACAGGGTAGCCTTGAAAACCATCCGCTTTCTAACCATACGTATCGATTCATTGAGAGATGAACTGGGATTCCTGGAGAAACAGGAAGAACGCTTCAAAGTACAGCGCGGTATCACGGATATAGAAGGAAGCTCTAAACTGGCCCTGGAACAGGTAAAAGAAGCCGATCTCAAACTGAACGATGCCAATATGCAATTGTCAGTATTTGACCAGGTAGAGTCTTATATCAATGATCCTGGAACAGATTATCCATTTGCACCCGTACTTGGTAATGTCGACCAGGCACTGACAGGCATGATCAACCGGTATGAAGAGCTGCTGAAAGAAAAGAAACGCCTCTCGCTGTCGCTGCAACCAGGTAGTATGATCTTGCAGAATATGGATGCACAGATCTCTGACGCGAGAAATACGATCAAGAATTATATCTCCGGGTATAAACGGAATGCGGGAGTAGCACAAAATCAGATGCAGACAAAAGTAAACCAGATACAGGCGAAGATCGCCAATATCCCTGCATATGAAAGAGAATACATCAATATCAAAAGACAGCAGAGTGTAAAAGAAAACCTCTATCTGCACCTGCTGAAAAAGAAGGAAGAAGCAGCGATCTCTTACGCCAGTAACGTAACCGACAACAAAGTACTGGCCCCTGCATTCATTCCTGCGAAACCGGAATCTCCAAAGAAAACGCTGGTATTTGTAGGTTTCCTGGCAGCTGCCCTGGTGCTCTGTACCGTGTATATCTACATCAAGTATTTCCTCAACAACAGGGTACTGGATAAATCTGAGATCGAACAGGCTTTTGGCAGACCGGTAATGGCGGAGATCTACCAGGACGAGACAGGACAAAAAGACCTGTCCCTGCATAACAGATCTGTATTACTGGAACAGATCTTTAACCTGCGTACAAACCTTCGTTTCCTGCTGAATGAGCATCATAGTCCGGCTACCATCATGATCACGTCCAGCATTTCCGGTGAGGGAAAAACTTTCATGACCGCACATCTTGGTAATGCGCTGACGGTGAACAATAAAAAAGCGATCCTGCTGGAACTTGACCTGCGTAAACCTAAGTTATCGCGTTCCCTGGGACTGGATAACCAGGTAGGTATTACCAGCTATCTCGTTGAGAGTAAAACACTGGAAGAAATTATCAAAAAGGTACCCGGTACAGATCTGCACATGATCTCTTCTGGTCCTATTCCCCCCAATCCGGTTGAATTGATAGAAAGCGCCAGAATGCGGAACCTGCTGGAAACACTGAAACAACGGTACGACTACATACTGATAGATACGGCGCCGATCGGTATCGTTTCTGACGCCAAGAGCCTGGCGCCATACGTGGATTGTACACTCTTCATGGTACGCTACAATTTCACATTGAAATCTAAGATGGCAGCTGTTGCGGAAACTGTCAGAGACAGTTTCTTCCGTAAGTCAGGTGTCATTTTCAATGGTATAGAACAGGACTCTTTCTATCCTTATTACTACTACGATCACTATTCATATTCTGAGAACGCACAAAAAGAAAAGGTATGGTCCTCATTAGCTAAAAAAATGAAACAACGCATTGCATAA